One window of the Eucalyptus grandis isolate ANBG69807.140 chromosome 6, ASM1654582v1, whole genome shotgun sequence genome contains the following:
- the LOC104449724 gene encoding protein TIFY 10A isoform X1 encodes MRLSEVTVAQMLLPPLLFSELQLQNPQVHSTSSRVSSKVEQARRWKQVTNRTPQYMTLEAAQLQLVGHDHPLFLPTSNKYPFDFNRKRPPFLEGYHDAALKFPFPKEVHHGPALGEISSVGPSFISQAQTTDASAKGSLGHTPEIRSEAMLSQGPALLTIFYGDGVYVYSDITPEKAELIMSMAREQPTTLSTSQAQHLEVASNIHRPRATYPQGTLPQARRATLVRFLEKRKDRLSSDIYNLIKKSSESTIFPQRS; translated from the exons ATGCGATTGAGTGAAGTGACTGTTGCTCAGATGTTACTTCCTCCATTGTTGTTTTCAGAGCTCCAGCTGCAAAACCCGCAGGTTCACTCAACTAGTTCACGTGTTTCTTCTAAGG TGGAGCAAGCAAGACGGTGGAAACAGGTCACAAACCGGACTCCCCAATATATGACTTTGGAAGCAGCTCAACTGCAGCTTGTGGGTCATGATCATCCCCTCTTTTTGCCAACATCCAACAAGTACCCCTTTGATTTCAACCGCAAACGCCCACCTTTCCTAGAG GGATATCATGATGCAGCATTGAAGTTCCCTTTTCCCAAAGAAGTCCATCATGGTCCAGCTCTAGGTGAGATTTCATCTGTGGGACCGTCCTTCATCTCTCAGGCTCAGACCACAGATGCATCAGCCAAAGGCTCCCTAGGTCATACACCTGAAATTAG GAGCGAAGCAATGTTGTCACAAGGACCCGCACTGCTCACCATCTTTTACGGAGATGGTGTTTATGTGTACAGTGATATCACTCCCGAGAAG GCTGAGCTCATAATGTCTATGGCGAGAGAGCAGCCGACCACATTGTCCACGAGCCAAGCACAACATCTTGAAGTCGCTAGCAACATTCATCGTCCCCGTGCAACTTACCCTCAAGGCA CTCTGCCTCAAGCCCGCCGAGCGACCTTGGTACGATTCTTGGAGAAGCGCAAAGACAG ATTGAGCAGTGACATTTACAATCTCATAAAGAAATCATCCGAGAGCACAATCTTTCCCCAGAGGAGCTGA
- the LOC104449724 gene encoding protein TIFY 10A isoform X2, which yields MEDFLGLKWQENPRAGKKKKKEESASCDSVEQARRWKQVTNRTPQYMTLEAAQLQLVGHDHPLFLPTSNKYPFDFNRKRPPFLEGYHDAALKFPFPKEVHHGPALGEISSVGPSFISQAQTTDASAKGSLGHTPEIRSEAMLSQGPALLTIFYGDGVYVYSDITPEKAELIMSMAREQPTTLSTSQAQHLEVASNIHRPRATYPQGTLPQARRATLVRFLEKRKDRLSSDIYNLIKKSSESTIFPQRS from the exons ATGGAGGACTTTCTGGGGTTAAAATGGCAGGAAAACCCACGAgctgggaagaagaagaagaaggaagagagtgCGTCATGCGATTCAG TGGAGCAAGCAAGACGGTGGAAACAGGTCACAAACCGGACTCCCCAATATATGACTTTGGAAGCAGCTCAACTGCAGCTTGTGGGTCATGATCATCCCCTCTTTTTGCCAACATCCAACAAGTACCCCTTTGATTTCAACCGCAAACGCCCACCTTTCCTAGAG GGATATCATGATGCAGCATTGAAGTTCCCTTTTCCCAAAGAAGTCCATCATGGTCCAGCTCTAGGTGAGATTTCATCTGTGGGACCGTCCTTCATCTCTCAGGCTCAGACCACAGATGCATCAGCCAAAGGCTCCCTAGGTCATACACCTGAAATTAG GAGCGAAGCAATGTTGTCACAAGGACCCGCACTGCTCACCATCTTTTACGGAGATGGTGTTTATGTGTACAGTGATATCACTCCCGAGAAG GCTGAGCTCATAATGTCTATGGCGAGAGAGCAGCCGACCACATTGTCCACGAGCCAAGCACAACATCTTGAAGTCGCTAGCAACATTCATCGTCCCCGTGCAACTTACCCTCAAGGCA CTCTGCCTCAAGCCCGCCGAGCGACCTTGGTACGATTCTTGGAGAAGCGCAAAGACAG ATTGAGCAGTGACATTTACAATCTCATAAAGAAATCATCCGAGAGCACAATCTTTCCCCAGAGGAGCTGA
- the LOC104449726 gene encoding sodium transporter HKT1 codes for MMRFPCLGKEVVCLCIASCLKIARLFRSFCFLFSWYFRFLLLRVNSFCVQLLYFVFLSLLGFWVLKASRPLTHSFRPRDLDLFFTSVSLATVSSMSTVEMEVFSNSQLVVMTVLMFVGGEVFTSLAGLHFRKLKLQSLLKTEEKVASVHANLCPSNPTNDVVDHVELAVVTNSDCLNSRVEPQLHGPRDESPDLDYLKYRSANVLCLVVLGYLLGVNVLGVAAVSLYMILVSSARDVLKRKGLKMMTFSIFTTVSTFASCGFVPTNENMAVFSKNSGLLLILIPQVLLGNTLFPSTLQLVLWLLGKFSKKAEIDYLLSRTGEIGYKHLLPSLYSSLLVVTVLGFIGVQFIMFCSMQWDSESLDGLNSYEKIVAVLFQCVNTRYTGETIVNLSKVSPAILVLFVVMMYLPPYTSFLPAKGGEELLGNGERKKAKRSHKLMLKSLIFSQLSYLAIFIITICITEKEKMKKDPLNFNVFNIVVEVISAYGNVGFTIGYNCDRQLRRIEGCEDKWYGFSGKWSDEGKIILIVVMIFGRLKKFNMKGGRNWILL; via the exons ATGATGCGCTTTCCTTGTTTAGGCAAAGAAGTCGTGTGTCTTTGTATTGCTTCATGCCTCAAAATAGCCCGCCTCTTCAGGTCCTTCTGCTTCCTCTTTTCTTGGTACTTCCGCTTCCTGCTCCTCCGAGTCAACTCCTTTTGTGTCCAGCTTTTGTACTTCGTCTTCCTCTCGCTCCTTGGCTTCTGGGTCCTTAAGGCATCGAGGCCGCTAACCCATTCCTTCAGGCCTAGGGACTTGGATCTGTTCTTCACCTCTGTCTCCTTGGCGACTGTCTCGAGCATGTCCACGGTGGAGATGGAGGTCTTCTCCAACTCCCAGCTCGTCGTGATGACCGTCCTGATGTTCGTCGGAGGGGAAGTCTTCACTTCTCTTGCCGGGCTTCACTTTAGGAAATTGAAACTCCAGTCGCTCCTGAAAACCGAAGAAAAAGTCGCCTCCGTCCATGCCAATCTCTGCCCTTCGAACCCAACCAACGATGTCGTTGACCACGTAGAGTTAGCTGTAGTAACGAATTCAGATTGCCTGAACTCTCGAGTAGAACCTCAGTTGCACGGACCGCGAGACGAGTCCCCAGATCTCGACTATTTGAAATATCGTTCCGCTAACGTTTTGTGTCTTGTAGTGTTGGGTTACCTTCTGGGAGTCAATGTTCTCGGTGTCGCCGCAGTTTCGCTCTATATGATACTTGTTTCCAGCGCGAGAGACGTGCTAAAGAGGAAGGGCCTCAAAATGATGACATTTTCCATCTTCACCACCGTGTCGACCTTCGCCAGTTGCGGGTTCGTCCCGACGAACGAAAACATGGCTGTCTTCAGCAAGAACTCCGGCCTCCTCCTAATTCTCATCCCTCAGGTCCTTCTCGGGAACACGCTGTTCCCGTCGACCTTACAGCTGGTACTTTGGCTCTTGGGAAAATTCAGCAAGAAAGCAGAAATCGATTATTTGTTGAGCAGAACAGGTGAAATTGGTTACAAGCACTTGCTTCCGAGCCTCTACTCGTCGCTCCTGGTGGTAACGGTGTTGGGGTTTATTGGTGTTCAGTTCATAATGTTTTGCTCAATGCAGTGGGATTCAGAATCGTTAGATGGACTAAACTCGTACGAGAAAATTGTGGCCGTGCTCTTTCAGTGCGTGAACACCAGATATACGGGCGAGACGATCGTTAATCTGTCCAAAGTATCTCCTGCCATCTTAGTGTTATTCGTCGTCATGAt GTACCTTCCGCCATACACGTCCTTCCTTCCGGCGAAAGGTGGTGAGGAGCTCCTGGGaaatggggaaagaaaaaaggcgAAACGAAGTCATAAACTAATGTTGAAGAGTCTCATATTCTCACAGCTCTCCTACTTGGCCATCTTTATCATCACGATTTGCATAACggagaaggaaaagatgaagaaagatcCTCTCAACTTTAATGTGTTCAACATCGTGGTCGAAGTGATAAG TGCATATGGGAATGTGGGGTTCACGATAGGTTACAATTGCGATCGACAACTAAGACGTATTGAAGGCTGCGAGGACAAGTGGTACGGATTCTCTGGGAAATGGAGCGATGAGGGCAAAATCATCCTCATTGTCGTCATGATTTTCGGAAGATTAAAGAAGTTCAACATGAAAGGTGGCCGAAATTGGATACTCTTGTGA